A stretch of DNA from Allomeiothermus silvanus DSM 9946:
GCCTGACCACCTCGGCATCGGCGGGGCGCTTGCGCAAAGCGCTGGCGGTCAGGTTGGTGCGCTTGAAGTTACGGAAGTTGAGTTCGGCCAGCACCTTGTTCGAAGAGTCCAAGAGGCGGATCGAGATAGGGCGGGGGTCGCTTTTGAGCACCACAAGCTCGATCTGGGCGAAACCCAACGAGTTATCCTTGGGGGTACCGACGATGCGCCAGGCCGGGCCATCCGGAGTATTCACCTCCACTGGGGGCCGCAGGTTGAGGCGGCCCGTGAGTTCCTCGAGATCCCCGAGGGAGGTAAGGTTAACCCCCAAGCCCTCCACTTTGGCCTTGGCACGCGGTTGGATGATGACTTGATTGGTAAGGAACAGATAGTTCCAAACCTCCTTGTCGTCGATCACCACGAAGTTCCCCTCGAGGCTCGCCGGCTTATTGAACTCCACCCGGGCCACCCGGTTGGTTCCCGGCACTACCTGCAACCTCAGTTCGGCGTCTTGGGTGGAGCCGTCGGGGGTTTGCACCTTGCCGGTGATGGTGGCTTCCCAGGGGGATTTTTCCAGGTTGGCCTGCACCTGTTTGACGATATCCGCAGCACTCTGGGCAAAAACCAAGCTGGCACAGATCATCGCCGCCACGGCAAGAAACCGTCTCGGGTTGAGCGTTTGGCGTTTAGTGTTCGGCATCATTCTCCTCTCCAAACTCGAGCGTGTAGCGTAACCAGCCGAAGATCCCGGTATCGACCCCGTATCCGGCGTCGGCCCGCCACGAGCCCCCCTCCACCCCCAGGCTAGCCGCCCAGGGGTAGGAGACGGTGAGGCGGGTCTTAAGTTCTTCAGTGGAGAGAACAGCTTCCAGACGGTTATAAAACCCGGCCCGCACGGTGAAGTCGAGCAAGCCTGGGTCCAGTTCGCCGCGCCAGCCCACCAAGCCATAGGGCCCGCCCCGGTAGCCGAGGCCCAAGGTCCAGGTAGTATCGGCGCGGGTGGCGTAGCTGGCCTCGCCGTACAAGAACGGATTGGCATAACCCACGGTCAGACCCAGGGTTTCCCGTCCGGAAAGCCGATAGCGCCCGAAGAGCCTTACGTTCAACCCGGAGAGGTTCGCTTCGCCGTAATCGCCCACCCAGAGGTTTTGTCGCCGCACAGAAGCATAACCCAAGGTGGCATCCAGCCCCACCGGCCCCAAAGCCCCCCGAGCAAACCCCTCCACCGCCCAGCCTGCTATCCCCAAGCTACCGCGCAAGCCATAACCGATCCGCCCCATGGGGCCAAGTTCCACCGCGCTCTCCGCCGAGAGCCCGATGGCCGCCCACTGCGTCCGCAGCCCGAGGCTAAAGTCACCTACCGGCAAGGTTCCCTCGAGCGTGGGCGTCAGATACCCCGAACGCCCGTACAGCCCGAAAGTGAAAGATTGAGCGAAGGCTGGCGTAGCCAGCAGCAATAGACTGCACGCTATACGCAATATGCCACGGCAAGCCGTACGTCGTACGTCATACGACATGCCCGCGTTCCGCGTTCGGCGTTCAGCGTTCGGCATTTCCCACCTCCTTAAGCCACCAGCCGCTTGCCAAACCTCAGGCTGGCCAGACCGAGCACGGCGGTGCTGAAGATGACCAGTGCGACCAAGTCTATCCACAGGGCCTCGAGGCCCGCCCCGCGCAACATGATCCCCCGTGTCCCATCAATCAGGTAACGGGTAGGAATCAGCACAGAAAGCCAGCGAAAGAAGGTGGGCATGCCTTCGATGGGAAAAACAAACCCCGATAAAAAGATGGTGGGCATGATGTAGGCGAACGTACCAAACACCGCTTGGATCTGGGTACGGGCTAACGTCGAGATGAGCACCCCCACCCCCAGCGAGCCCAGCACGAAGAGCACGATCAGGCTGAGCAGCCACAACAAGCTTCCGCGCACCGGCACCCCGAAAACCCAGTGTCCTATGGCGAGCACCACTAACGAGACCAGCGCTGCAATCACAAAATAGGGCAGCACCTTACCCAGCACCACCTCGTAGGGCTTGATGGGGCTAGCGATGAGGGATTCCATGGTACGGCTCTCGCTCTCGCGCACAATGGATAAGGCGGTGAGGAGCACCGTGAAGATGGTCATGATCAAGCCGATGATGCCGGGAATCATGAACCAAGCGGTTTTGTTATCCGGGTTGTAGAGGGTATGAAAAGTAGGAGTAAGCGGCGGGGCGGTCGCAGCGCCCGCCAGCACTTTGCCGGCCAGTAGTCTCGAGTTCACATCCCCCAAAACCTTGCGCAAAGCGGCCTGGGCTTGAAAGGCGAAGTTAGGGTCGGAGCCGTCTACGTACACCTCGAGTTGCACCGCCTGGTCCTGTCGCACGGTCTGAAGGGCACCTGCAGGAATAACCAGACCCACCCGAGCCTTGTTCTCTTGGATGGCCTGGGGAACCTCTTCGGGGCGGCGGGCAGCATAGGTGATGCGGAAGCGGTCTTCTTTTTGCAACTCCTGCAGCAGGTACTGGCTGATGCGGTCCTGCGAGCCGTCGTAGACCGCCAGCCGGATACCGGAGAGGGTGAAGTTGATGGCGTAGCCGAAAAGCAACGTCATGACGATGGGCAAGCCCACGATTAGCCTTGAGAGCACGTGGTCGCGGCGAATCTGGGTGAACTCCTTGCGGGCTAGGGCAGCGATACGGTTCATTCTCTCACCTCAGCTCGGCCCGAATTGGCGTGGTATTTGGTCAGCACGATAAACACATCCTCGAGGTTGGGATAGATGGTCTGGAGAGGAAGGTCGGGGGTAGGGCCACCCCCCTCGAGGATCAACCTCACCCCGTTGCCGCTGGGCCAGCCGTCCAGCACGCCGGGCATGCGCCGAATCTGCTCCAGGGGCAGGGTAGTTTCGCTGTAGGCGATCCGGGCATTTTGCAAGGCCAGTTGCTCGAGTTCGTGGGGAGTGCCTTGGGCGATGATTTTTCCCTCGTAAAGCAAGGCCAACCGATGGCAGCGCTCGGCTTCGTCCATATAGTGGGTGGTTACGAAAACCACTGCCCCCCGCATGGCCTCCTGATGAATCAAGTCCCAGATGGTGCGCCGGGAAACCGGGTTCAGCCCGGTGGTAGGCTCGTCCAAGAAGACCACTCTAGGCCCGTGGACCACGGCCTGGGCGATGGCCAGCCGTTGCCGCCATCCCCCCGAGAGCGAACCAGCCAATCTGTCGGCGAACTCCTGCAAGCCGAAGCGCCGAAGGGTCTCTTGTACCGCGTAGGGAACGCCTTTGGGCTCGAGGTAAAGCCGCGCGCGGAACTCCAGGTTCTCCCGCACGGTCAGGTCGCGGTAGACACTGGCCTCCTGGGTAGAGTAGCCGATCACCGCCTTGACCGCTTCGGGATGCCGCCCCACATCCAACCCAGCCACCTGAGCGCTGCCCGAGCTAGGTAACAGCACCCCGGTGAGGATGCGGATCAAGGTGGTTTTGCCCGAGCCGTTGGGGCCCAAAAGACCGAAGACCTCGCCGGGGCGCACTTCGAGGCTTACCCTATCCAGAGCCAGCAAACCGCCGAAACGCCTTGAAACCCCCTCCACCCGCACACCGGGTGCGCTAGCGCTTTGCGCGTCCACTATTCCTCCTCCTCTCGCCCTGGGCGGCGGAAACCCGCCGCCCCTCGAGAAAACCCCGCACGTGAGCCTGTAGATTAAGGGAAATCCTCACCCCCCAGACCTCGCTCAGGAGCACCCGTGCGATGAGCGGCCCCACCAGCGCTACCACCATCTGCTCGGGGGTTTCATCGGTGCGGAGCAAACCCAGTTCCTGGCAGTGCTTGATGAAGCCTCCTGCGGCGGTAAAGGCCCGGGTGAACCTCGGCGCCCCCCCCTCCCCGCGTAGCTCGGGGTGGCGCATCAACTCGGGGAGGAGACGGATCACAAAACCCTGGTTGGCCTCGATCAGCGCTTCGATGTTGCGGACGAGCTGCACAAAGGCGGCCTCGAGGTCGTCAATCTGGGCGGGGATGAGCTGCTCGACCGGCGGGCTGATCCGCCCGATGGCCTCGCGCATGAGTTCTTCCTTGCTGGCGTAATGACGGAACAAGGTCACCTCTGAAACCCCGGCCCGGGCGGCGATCTCGCGGGTGGTAGCCCCCTTGTAGCCCCGCTCGGCCAGCAGTTCGAGGCTCGAGCGCAATAGCCTGGCACGGGTCGGGTCAGGGTCGGAGATGTTAGCAAGTAAGTACATACTTACGCCCTCTCAGAAACTGTTGTAAAAGTCCTCCACAGGAGGCTACGCGGCCCTGGCCAGCCGCTTCACCAACAAGCGTATCATGCCTAAATACATCCAGGCTTCCGTTACCTCAGGATAGTACTCGTAATCTTTTCCCAGCCGTCGGTTTCGCCCCAGCCAGGCAAAGGTCCGTTCCACCACCCACCCGCTTGGGCAACGGCCTAAACCCCTTCACACGCTCTACCTCCGGAAGTGGCTCCCCCTCCCTCACCCATACCCCCCGCATGGGGATGGGCAACCACCTCCAGCTCCAGTCCCAGCCCCCTAGCCACCTCCCGCAAACCCCGGTAGCCCCAGTCCACGAAGACCCTCCGTGCCCTCGGCCAATAGTCGAGGTCCATCCCCTCCTGCCCACCCCACCGGTCGTGCCCGTTGGCCGGGTGCACATACACCTTCAGCCATCGGCCCCCCGTGTCCGTCACTACCTGGCGTTTCCTCCCCTTGACCTTCTTCGCCCCGTCGTGTCCCCGGGGCCCCCTTTTTCCGTGGTCTTGACGGACGGACTATCCATGACAAGAGCGCTGGGGCAAGCCTGCCTTCCTTCTCGCTCCCGATCCCACCGGGCCAGGGCTTGGACCGCCTTCTCCCACACCCCCTCCTTCTGCCACTTGCGGAAGTAGTGGTAGACCGTAGACCAGTGGGGCAGGTCATGGGGCATGGCCCGCCACTGGATGCCGTTTTTCAGGACGTAGAGTATGGCGTTGACGATCTCCCTTCTAGGCACTTTTGCAGGGCGGCCTCCCGGCTTGGGGGCGGGGATGAGGGGTTCCAGGAGAACCCACTCCGCCTGGCGGTCGCTAAAGCGAGCCTGATCCGAAAGGTCGCTGGGGTAAAATCTACGTGTAGAAGCCACCCTTCAAGCATAGTAGACTTTTACGACAGCCTCTCAGACCGTCAGGGTGACGCTTGTCACCCCGCCCCGGTTTTACCCTAGCCGCCAACTCACCTTCTCGCGCCAGTCGCCGCGTTTGCCCTCGGGCCAGGAAGTGGCCGGATAGCCGACCATTAGGAAGCCCAACAGCTTGTGCGGAGGCTCGAGCCCCACGAACCGCGCGGTGTTTTCGTGGCGCACCGGCATCCCCGAGGCCCAAAAAGTCCCTAGGCCCAGGCTCCGCGCCACCAGTTGCATGTTCTGCACCGCCGCGGCCACCGCCGCCACTTCTTCCCACTCGGGAATTTTGGGGTTGGTGCC
This window harbors:
- a CDS encoding IS5 family transposase; amino-acid sequence: MASTRRFYPSDLSDQARFSDRQAEWVLLEPLIPAPKPGGRPAKVPRREIVNAILYVLKNGIQWRAMPHDLPHWSTVYHYFRKWQKEGVWEKAVQALARWDREREGRQACPSALVMDSPSVKTTEKGGPGDTTGRRRSRGGNAR
- a CDS encoding TetR/AcrR family transcriptional regulator, with protein sequence MYLLANISDPDPTRARLLRSSLELLAERGYKGATTREIAARAGVSEVTLFRHYASKEELMREAIGRISPPVEQLIPAQIDDLEAAFVQLVRNIEALIEANQGFVIRLLPELMRHPELRGEGGAPRFTRAFTAAGGFIKHCQELGLLRTDETPEQMVVALVGPLIARVLLSEVWGVRISLNLQAHVRGFLEGRRVSAAQGERRRNSGRAKR
- a CDS encoding ABC transporter ATP-binding protein; this translates as MDAQSASAPGVRVEGVSRRFGGLLALDRVSLEVRPGEVFGLLGPNGSGKTTLIRILTGVLLPSSGSAQVAGLDVGRHPEAVKAVIGYSTQEASVYRDLTVRENLEFRARLYLEPKGVPYAVQETLRRFGLQEFADRLAGSLSGGWRQRLAIAQAVVHGPRVVFLDEPTTGLNPVSRRTIWDLIHQEAMRGAVVFVTTHYMDEAERCHRLALLYEGKIIAQGTPHELEQLALQNARIAYSETTLPLEQIRRMPGVLDGWPSGNGVRLILEGGGPTPDLPLQTIYPNLEDVFIVLTKYHANSGRAEVRE
- a CDS encoding outer membrane lipoprotein carrier protein LolA, whose translation is MICASLVFAQSAADIVKQVQANLEKSPWEATITGKVQTPDGSTQDAELRLQVVPGTNRVARVEFNKPASLEGNFVVIDDKEVWNYLFLTNQVIIQPRAKAKVEGLGVNLTSLGDLEELTGRLNLRPPVEVNTPDGPAWRIVGTPKDNSLGFAQIELVVLKSDPRPISIRLLDSSNKVLAELNFRNFKRTNLTASALRKRPADAEVVRR
- a CDS encoding ABC transporter permease → MNRIAALARKEFTQIRRDHVLSRLIVGLPIVMTLLFGYAINFTLSGIRLAVYDGSQDRISQYLLQELQKEDRFRITYAARRPEEVPQAIQENKARVGLVIPAGALQTVRQDQAVQLEVYVDGSDPNFAFQAQAALRKVLGDVNSRLLAGKVLAGAATAPPLTPTFHTLYNPDNKTAWFMIPGIIGLIMTIFTVLLTALSIVRESESRTMESLIASPIKPYEVVLGKVLPYFVIAALVSLVVLAIGHWVFGVPVRGSLLWLLSLIVLFVLGSLGVGVLISTLARTQIQAVFGTFAYIMPTIFLSGFVFPIEGMPTFFRWLSVLIPTRYLIDGTRGIMLRGAGLEALWIDLVALVIFSTAVLGLASLRFGKRLVA